A single Glycine soja cultivar W05 chromosome 14, ASM419377v2, whole genome shotgun sequence DNA region contains:
- the LOC114384861 gene encoding uncharacterized protein LOC114384861 isoform X3, producing the protein MAQQRATSDTRPNNLAVTPPLQISKDVQGSDNPIPLSPQWLLPKPGESKPGSGSVENHVVSNSPFGHHSETVKTSGNGEDVLDTHKKKDVFRPSMFDSESGRRDRWRDEERDTKSSIRKDRWKDGDKDLGDSRRVDRRTDNLSAKNFAEARRGASDNHRWNDSGNRETNFDQRRESKWNTRWGPDDKEPEGIREKWSDSGKDGDSYLEKGLFNISNQGKDEKEGDHYRPWRPNYSQSRGRVDPSHTTPNKPASTFSYGRGRGDNTPPVSSLGHGRAGSFGSSLSSTYPGTALEKVEGGREENRPFKYNRTKLLDVYRMTGMGTDRKLVDDFVQVPNLTQDEPVEPLAFLAPNSEELTVLKGIDKGEIISSNAPQVPKDGRSSTDFTHTRRMKPDRGEDGGSYKVPDEVSSNRDSSVEGNSSVHPGAPWRTMPMGEHATAQFHDSRDVISDVRFRKADLNSPQPKDPHNQWENNLGYLSDPKEVAKWQANEDPVIKRQLSGILDSELETRRVPQTAPEELSLLYKDPKGLIQGPFKGIDIIGWFEVGYFGIDLPVRLENSAVDSPWFSLGDVMPHLRAKARPPPGFSAPKANDFTDVPGQQISSTFGNTLAGLNEVDILRSDSGHRQGSDTEAENRFLESLMSGSKNSPPLDNLTLSEGLQGFVGSNPGNMGPSGVDSGNNLYLLAKRMALERQRSLPNPYPYWPGRDAAASFAPKTDVVPDASLHSKLLYSVSDNSRQPQSQSSELMSIIQGLSDRMSAGLNNGAAGWPNYPLQGALDPLQNKIALLHDQNFPQMPFGIQQRLPIQNQLSLSNLLAQAADNPSNTLTAEKLLSTGLSQDPQILNMLQQQHLLQLHSQAAAQAQQMPLIDKLLLLKQQQKQEEQQQLLRQQQQLLSQVLQDQQSSQLFNNSSFGQLQGVIPLGNLRVDPSQLQPPQEIFPMSSQMPIPSVHNDHSSNSLNLPPKDSQDTSGNVSSEASIHLPHQLFGGNSCPENWGPNLTEQISEKSSQLFNNSSFGQLQGVIPMGNLCVDPSQLQPPQEIFPMSSQMPIPSVHNDHSSNSLNLPPKDSQDTIGNVSSEASIRLPHQLFGGNSCPENWGPNLTEQISEKYQNKTFPISTLVESSPLLDQNRPREEPHIGLEPHSVSDYTANSVEQLPPSNFTPDVVVTSISKPDENSGHLHCVAPTIALSSAGSNRIELPPVSGPGMEVKTKLDIVHEEQHSGRDISVSEPSPADIRSIKSHEPKKATEKKSKKQKSAKSQSSDQTKGVLKSVTSQPANQAEVEIPKLSELGEANRAESLHETNMQQTRVKGTQIGSAVIEAVDHQQAGGWSANVTGNVTGSVDVGEAKAASSIVMQKAEVPAGRAWKPAPGVKPKSFLEIQQEEQRKAETEMLVSNIAVSVNSMSLVSPWAGVVSNPDSMKVSSESHKGANTEYPVKSETSQNLKSKKSHLHDLLAEEVLKKSNEIEAEVLDSILPLHNIAVRSESVDDGNFIEAKDTKRSRKKSGKSKGSGTKASLPVASSEAPIVSSPIEKGKNSCSAQQEKEELPAIPAGPSLGDFVLWKGEREPPIPSPSPAWSTDSGRVPKPTSLRDILKEQERKGSSAIPVSPMPPPQKSQPPQSTWSSASSRSISASSPSKAASPIQINSQASQSKHKGDDDLFWGPMDQSKQDTKHRSGFPQLVSQGSRGSKNVPLKGNSPGLLTRQKSVSGKPTERFLASSPASSQSVLKLKKDAMTRHSEATDFRDWCENECVRLIGTKDTSFLEFCLKQSRSEAEMLLIENLGSYDPDHQFIDKFLNYKELLPSDVLDIAFQSRNDKKVTGYGVEGTASVSADILDVDYTEGSSKGGGKKKGKKGKKVSPSVLGFNVVSNRIMMGEIQSVED; encoded by the exons ATGGCTCAACAACGCGCCACCTCCGATACTCGCCCCAACAACCTCGCCGTCACACCGCCATTGCAGATCTCCAAAG ATGTCCAAGGATCTGACAATCCCATTCCACTCTCACCACAGTGGCTTCTGCCAAAGCCAGGGGAGAGTAAACCTGGATCAGGATCTGTG GAGAACCATGTGGTCTCAAACTCACCATTTGGCCATCATTCAGAGACTGTTAAGACATCTGGAAATGGAGAGGATGTTCTTGATACCCATAAGAAAAAGGATGTCTTTAGGCCATCCATGTTTGACTCGGAAAGTGGACGTCGTGACCGTTGGCGTGATGAGGAGAGAGACACTAAGTCCTCCATCCGGAAGGATCGTTGGAAGGATGGAGACAAAGACCTAGGTGATTCTCGAAGAGTGGATCGACGGACAGATAATTTGTCTGCAAAGAACTTTGCAGAAGCACGCCGTGGTGCATCTGATAACCATAGATGGAATGATTCAGGAAATCGAGAAACTAACTTTGACCAGCGGCGTGAAAGTAAGTGGAACACACGCTGGGGTCCTGATGACAAGGAGCCAGAAGGCATTCGTGAAAAATGGAGCGACTCTGGCAAAGATGGTGATTCATATTTGGAAAAAGGTTTGTTTAACATTTCCAATCAGGGAAAGGATGAGAAGGAGGGAGATCACTATCGGCCATGGAGACCTAACTACTCACAGAGTCGTGGAAGGGTAGATCCTTCCCATACGACCCCAAACAAACCAGCCTCTACATTTTCCTATGGGCGTGGCCGTGGGGATAATACACCCCCAGTCTCTAGTCTTGGACATGGCCGGGCTGGTTCTTTTGGTAGTTCTTTGAGTAGCACATACCCAGGAACAGCATTGGAAAAAGTCGAAGGTGGCCGTGAAGAAAATCGCCCCTTTAAATATAATCGGACAAAATTGCTTGATGTGTACAGAATGACTGGTATGGGTACAGATAGAAAACTAGTTGATGATTTTGTGCAAGTACCTAATCTTACTCAGGATGAACCAGTGGAGCCTCTAGCTTTTCTGGCCCCAAATTCTGAGGAACTG ACTGTCTTAAAGGGTATTGACAAAGGGGAGATAATTAGCAGCAATGCACCTCAGGTGCCAAAAGATGGAAGGAGCTCAACAGATTTTACTCATACAAGACGAATGAAACCTG ATAGAGGTGAAGATGGAGGTTCTTACAAAGTGCCTGATGAGGTATCCAGCAATAGAGATTCATCCGTTGAAGGAAATAGCTCTGTTCATCCTGGTGCTCCATGGCGAACAATGCCGATGGGAGAACATGCTACCGCCCAGTTTCACGATAGCAGAGATGTAATTAGTGATGTTAGATTCAGAAAAGCAGATCTGAACTCACCCCAACCAAAAGATCCTCATAATCAGTGGGAGAATAATTTGGGTTATTTATCTGACCCCAAAGAAGTAGCTAAGTGGCAAGCTAACGAAGATCCTGTCATTAAGAGGCAGTTGTCTGGCATTTTGGACAGTGAACTTGAAACCAGAAGAGTTCCACAGACTGCTCCAGAGGAGTTATCCCTTTTATATAAAGATCCTAAGGGTCTAATCCAAGGTCCATTTAAAGGAATTGATATTATTGGATGGTTTGAGGTTGGATATTTTGGTATTGATTTACCTGTTCGTCTGGAAAATTCAGCGGTGGACTCACCATGGTTTTCTCTTGGTGATGTTATGCCTCATTTGCGAGCTAAAGCCCGACCACCACCTGGGTTTTCTGCACCAAAAGCGAATGACTTTACAGATGTTCCTGGCCAGCAAATTTCCAGTACTTTTGGGAATACCCTTGCTGGTTTGAATGAGGTTGACATTTTGAGAAGTGATTCTGGGCATAGGCAGGGTTCGGATACTGAAGCTGAAAATAGGTTTCTGGAGTCACTTATGTCTGGTAGCAAGAACAGTCCCCCCCTTGATAACCTGACATTATCAGAAG GGTTACAAGGGTTTGTTGGAAGTAATCCTGGTAATATGGGCCCATCAGGAGTTGATAGTGGAAATAATCTTTACTTGCTTGCCAAGAGGATGGCGCTTGAACGGCAGAGGTCCTTACCCAATCCCTACCCATATTGGCCGGGGCGTGATGCAGCAGCTTCATTTGCTCCAAAAACGGATGTTGTACCAGATGCATCATTGCATTCAAAATTATTGTATTCAGTGAGTGATAACTCCCGTCAACCTCAGTCCCAAAGTTCGGAGTTAATGTCAATCATCCAAGGATTATCCGATAGGATGTCTGCAGGCTTAAATAATGGTGCTGCGGGATGGCCAAATTATCCCTTGCAAGGTGCATTGGATCCCCTACAGAATAAAATTGCCTTGCTTCATGATCAGAATTTTCCTCAAATGCCATTTGGGATTCAACAAAGACTGCCGATACAAAACCAATTGTCTTTAAGCAATTTACTGGCTCAAGCTGCTGATAACCCGTCTAACACTTTGACAGCGGAGAAGCTACTTTCTACAGGTTTATCACAAGATccacaaatattaaatatgctGCAACAGCAACACTTGTTGCAACTGCATTCTCAAGCAGCTGCTCAAGCACAGCAGATGCCCTTGATTGATAAACTCCTGTTGCTGAAGCAGCAACAGAAGCAGGAGGAGCAGCAGCAGTTACTGCGACAACAGCAACAACTGCTTTCACAAGTGTTGCAAGACCAACAGTCTAGCCAGCTTTTTAACAATTCATCTTTTGGACAGTTGCAAGGTGTAATACCCTTGGGGAATTTGCGTGTTGATCCTTCTCAACTTCAACCACCACAAGAGATCTTTCCCATGAGCTCTCAGATGCCAATTCCCAGTGTGCATAATGACCATAGTTCTAATTCTTTGAATTTACCACCGAAAGATAGTCAAGACACAAGTGGTAATGTAAGCAGTGAAGCTTCTATACATCTGCCTCACCAATTATTTGGTGGTAATAGTTGTCCAGAAAATTGGGGCCCTAATCTTACGGAACAAATTAGTGAAAAGTCTAGCCAGCTTTTTAACAATTCATCTTTTGGACAGTTGCAAGGTGTAATACCCATGGGGAATTTGTGTGTTGATCCTTCTCAACTTCAGCCACCACAAGAGATCTTTCCCATGAGCTCTCAGATGCCAATTCCCAGTGTGCATAATGACCATAGTTCTAATTCTTTGAATTTACCACCGAAAGATAGTCAAGACACAATTGGTAATGTAAGCAGTGAAGCTTCTATACGTCTGCCTCACCAATTATTTGGTGGTAATAGTTGTCCGGAAAATTGGGGCCCTAATCTTACTGAACAAATTAGTGAAAAGTATCAGAACAAAACCTTCCCCATATCAACTCTTGTTGAGAGTTCTCCGTTGCTTGATCAGAACAGACCCAGAGAGGAACCACACATTGGGCTGGAACCCCATTCTGTTTCTGATTACACTGCTAACTCAGTGGAGCAGTTGCCACCTAGCAATTTTACACCTGATGTTGTCGTGACCTCAATTTCTAAGCCTGATGAGAACTCTGGACATCTACATTGTGTTGCACCCACCATTGCCTTATCTTCAGCTGGATCTAACAGGATTGAGTTACCACCTGTGAGTGGTCCTGGTATGGAGGTGAAGACCAAATTGGATATTGTGCATGAAGAGCAACATTCTGGAAGAGACATCTCAGTATCCGAGCCCTCTCCAGCAGACATACGAAGCATTAAATCTCATGAACCCAAAAAGGCTACCGAGAAGAAATCTAAGAAGCAAAAATCAGCCAAATCTCAGTCTTCTGATCAAACAAAGGGAGTGCTAAAGAGTGTCACTTCGCAGCCAGCAAATCAGGCAGAAGTTGAAATACCAAAATTAAGTGAGTTGGGGGAAGCCAACAGGGCTGAATCATTACATGAAACAAACATGCAACAAACAAGAGTTAAGGGAACTCAGATTGGAAGTGCAGTCATAGAGGCAGTTGATCACCAACAAGCTGGTGGCTGGTCTGCTAATGTTACTGGCAACGTCACTGGATCAGTTGATGTGGGTGAGGCCAAGGCAGCTAGCTCTATTGTGATGCAGAAAGCTGAAGTACCTGCAGGACGAGCTTGGAAACCTGCTCCTGGTGTCAAACCAAAATCTTTCTTAGAAATTCAACAGGAAGAACAGAGGAAGGCAGAGACTGAAATGCTTGTATCTAATATTGCTGTTTCTGTCAATTCAATGAGTCTGGTAAGTCCCTGGGCTGGGGTTGTGTCCAATCCAGACTCTATGAAAGTTTCTAGTGAAAGTCACAAAGGAGCCAATACAGAATATCCTGTTAAATCTGAAACTTCTCAAAATCTTAAAAGCAAGAAAAGTCATCTACATGATCTATTAGCAGAAGAAGTTTTAAAGAAATCTAATGAAATAGAAGCTGAGGTTCTAGATAGTATATTGCCCTTACATAATATAGCTGTACGTTCAGAATCCGTGGATGATGGCAATTTTATTGAGGCAAAAGATACTAAAAGAAGCCGAAAAAAGTCAGGAAAATCAAAGGGTTCGGGAACTAAAGCTTCATTGCCAGTTGCATCTTCTGAGGCACCTATAGTTTCAAGCCCCATTGAAAAGGGAAAAAACTCCTGTTCAGCACAGCAAGAGAAAGAAGAATTGCCTGCCATCCCAGCAGGACCCTCTCTGGGAGATTTTGTACTATGGAAAGGAGAGCGAGAACCACCAATACCATCTCCTTCTCCAGCATGGTCTACTGATTCTGGTAGAGTTCCAAAACCAACTTCATTAAGGGACATTCTGAAGGAGCAGGAGAGAAAAGGCTCTTCTGCAATTCCTGTGAGCCCAATGCCTCCCCCTCAGAAATCTCAGCCTCCTCAGTCTACATGGAGCAGTGCTTCGTCACGGTCAATTTCAGCATCCTCTCCATCTAAAGCTGCTTCTCCAATTCAGATAAATTCCCAAGCTTCTCAATCAAAGCACAAAGGGGACGATGACTTGTTCTGGGGTCCAATGGATCAATCTAAGCAAGATACTAAGCA CAGGTCAGGTTTCCCTCAGCTTGTGAGCCAGGGTAGCCGGGGTTCGAAAAATGTTCCCTTGAAAGGTAATTCTCCTGGATTATTGACAAGACAAAAATCAGTGAGTGGCAAACCAACTGAGCGGTTTTTAGCATCATCACCTGCCTCTTCTCAATCAGTGCTGAAGTTGAAAAAAGATGCCATGACAAGGCATTCTG aGGCCACGGACTTCAGAGATTGGTGTGAGAATGAGTGCGTTAGGCTTATTGGGACAAAAG ATACAAGTTTCCTTGAATTTTGCTTGAAGCAATCTAGATCAGAAGCTGAGATGCTTCTTATAGAAAACCTTGGATCATATGATCCTGACCATCAATTCATTGATAAATTCCTCAATTACAAGGAGTTGTTACCGTCAGACGTTTTGGACATAGCTTTTCAGAGTAGGAATGATAAGAAAGTTACTGGATATGGTGTGGAAGGCACGGCATCGGTTAGTGCAGATATACTGGATGTGGACTACACTGAAGGATCCTCTAAAGGAGGTGGAAAGAAGAAAGgtaaaaaggggaaaaaggtCAGCCCATCAGTTTTGGGATTTAACGTTGTGAGTAACCGGATCATGATGGGTGAGATCCAGTCTGTAgaagattaa